One window of the Klebsiella oxytoca genome contains the following:
- a CDS encoding LysR family transcriptional regulator, whose protein sequence is MMIKEKLNDLQAFAVVAEARSFTRAAAILGVSRSALSHTVLGLEERLGVRLLIRTTRSVSPTDAGSRLLAVLAPRLNDIETELISLRASRDKPAGTVRITANDHAIVTVLWPRLRPLLNQYPDINIEFSVGYELTDIAAQRFDAGVRMGDQVDKDMIAVRITPDVQMAVVAAPDYLSGRTGITYPEDLLAHSCINLRLPTHGALYAWEFEQDNQKTSVRVAGQTVFNNTFLMIQAALDGVGIAYVPYDLVEKYIASGELVSLLADWCPNFPGYYLYYPGRQHLPAAFSLVVDALRWHRRD, encoded by the coding sequence ATTATGATTAAAGAAAAACTCAACGATTTGCAGGCTTTTGCCGTCGTGGCCGAGGCGCGAAGCTTTACCCGAGCGGCGGCGATTCTCGGTGTGTCACGTTCAGCGCTAAGCCACACAGTGCTGGGGCTGGAAGAGCGTCTCGGAGTGAGATTGTTAATCCGTACCACGCGTAGCGTTTCGCCAACCGATGCCGGAAGCCGCCTGCTGGCAGTGCTTGCACCGCGGTTGAATGACATAGAAACTGAACTGATCTCGCTGCGTGCCTCACGGGATAAGCCAGCTGGCACGGTACGTATTACCGCCAATGACCATGCGATCGTCACCGTGCTCTGGCCTCGTCTGCGACCTTTGCTAAATCAGTATCCGGATATCAATATCGAATTCAGCGTTGGATATGAACTGACCGATATTGCCGCCCAGCGTTTTGATGCCGGCGTGCGGATGGGCGATCAGGTGGATAAGGACATGATTGCAGTGCGCATTACGCCTGACGTGCAGATGGCGGTGGTTGCCGCGCCTGACTATCTCTCTGGCAGAACAGGGATAACGTACCCTGAAGATCTGCTGGCGCACAGCTGTATTAATCTGCGTTTGCCTACCCACGGGGCGCTTTATGCCTGGGAGTTTGAGCAGGATAATCAAAAAACCAGCGTCCGTGTCGCAGGACAAACCGTTTTTAACAATACTTTTCTGATGATTCAGGCCGCGTTGGACGGGGTTGGGATCGCCTATGTCCCCTATGATCTGGTTGAGAAATATATCGCTTCAGGAGAACTGGTATCGCTGCTTGCCGACTGGTGCCCGAATTTTCCCGGATACTATCTCTATTATCCTGGCCGACAGCATCTGCCGGCGGCGTTTTCGCTGGTGGTTGATGCGCTACGCTGGCACCGGAGGGACTGA
- the drpB gene encoding cell division protein DrpB has protein sequence MEEKAKRSPGGKLALWAFYAFCGYFLWAMARYWWVVGQIQSIPGATMDGELGSTAGKWIGALLGFLVLGIVGVILGAIAWYTRPNPQMYEHHD, from the coding sequence ATGGAAGAGAAAGCGAAAAGAAGTCCCGGCGGCAAACTGGCTCTGTGGGCATTTTATGCTTTTTGTGGCTATTTCCTTTGGGCGATGGCGCGTTACTGGTGGGTCGTTGGGCAGATTCAGAGCATACCCGGCGCAACGATGGATGGTGAGCTTGGTTCAACGGCCGGGAAGTGGATCGGCGCACTGTTGGGATTTCTGGTTTTAGGCATCGTCGGCGTTATTCTCGGCGCCATCGCCTGGTATACCCGTCCCAACCCGCAGATGTATGAACATCACGATTAA
- a CDS encoding phosphohydrolase, giving the protein MDLLHWQQRFEAWFRKHHSQGDAAHDISHFRRVWATAQLLAEDTDADRLVILTACYFHDIVSLAKNHPERSRSSVMAAEKTRVILQSSFPDFPAERCAAVLHAIEAHSFSADIAPQSEEAKIVQDADRLEALGAIGLARVFAVSGALNNILFDANDPFAERRELDDKKYALDHFQCKLLRLPETMQTVKGRAMARHNARFLVQFMAKLSAELRGDPMALDDAVLQRFNPQA; this is encoded by the coding sequence ATGGATCTTTTACACTGGCAGCAGCGATTTGAAGCCTGGTTTCGCAAACATCACTCGCAAGGCGATGCTGCTCACGATATTTCGCATTTTCGCCGGGTATGGGCCACCGCGCAGCTGCTGGCCGAAGACACTGATGCAGATCGCCTGGTAATCCTGACTGCCTGCTATTTTCATGACATTGTCAGCCTGGCGAAAAACCATCCTGAGCGTAGCCGCTCTTCCGTGATGGCAGCTGAAAAAACGCGGGTAATCCTTCAATCATCTTTTCCTGATTTCCCGGCGGAGCGCTGTGCGGCGGTTCTGCACGCTATTGAAGCGCACAGTTTTAGCGCGGACATTGCACCGCAAAGTGAAGAAGCTAAGATAGTCCAGGATGCCGATCGGCTTGAAGCTTTAGGCGCAATCGGCCTGGCGCGCGTATTCGCGGTATCCGGCGCGCTAAACAATATCTTATTTGACGCCAACGATCCCTTTGCCGAACGCCGTGAATTAGATGACAAAAAGTACGCGCTGGATCATTTCCAGTGCAAACTGCTGCGTTTGCCGGAAACAATGCAAACAGTAAAGGGCAGGGCGATGGCGCGACATAATGCGCGCTTTCTGGTGCAGTTTATGGCCAAGCTCAGCGCCGAGCTTCGTGGAGACCCTATGGCTCTTGATGATGCGGTTTTGCAGCGCTTTAATCCACAGGCTTAA
- a CDS encoding cupin domain-containing protein yields MNEQFDGNGIFPMGQKNEAYAQYFQGTSYLNMLSTEGVNIGNVVFEPGCRNHWHIHHKGGQILLVTGGRGWYQQWNQQARQLSAGDVVNIPAGVKHWHGAAADSWFAHIAIAVPAEGASNEWLEPVSDETYCQLP; encoded by the coding sequence ATGAACGAACAATTTGACGGTAACGGTATCTTTCCCATGGGGCAGAAAAACGAGGCCTATGCGCAGTATTTTCAAGGTACCAGCTACCTGAATATGCTCTCTACGGAAGGGGTTAATATCGGTAATGTGGTCTTCGAGCCCGGCTGCCGTAACCACTGGCACATTCATCATAAAGGTGGGCAGATCCTGCTGGTGACCGGTGGACGCGGCTGGTATCAGCAGTGGAACCAGCAAGCGCGCCAGCTTAGCGCAGGCGATGTCGTGAATATTCCGGCGGGCGTCAAACACTGGCACGGCGCGGCCGCCGATAGCTGGTTTGCGCATATTGCCATCGCGGTCCCCGCCGAGGGGGCATCCAATGAATGGCTGGAACCGGTTAGTGACGAAACGTATTGTCAGCTACCTTAA
- a CDS encoding alpha/beta hydrolase, translating into MKHITRLLNKSGSTMFSVAKKTVIGLLVVVIVFFIGRIYESQRGPALHRWHTWTANEMTASEIDHATFAEYQTREEAIFRDMKSKITDTLGDEDKTAINRFYAQSLVYPDKFQPDWNRSFILLPQGKPRGAAVLLHGLTDSPYSVHYLAQRYQQQGFVAIAPRLPGHGTAPGALTAVERDEWIATTRLAVREATRLAGANVPLHVVGYSNGGALALKYALDSLEDTSLRRPQQIILLSPMIGVTAFARFAGLAGLPSIFPAFARVGWLNIVPEFNPYKYNSFPVKAARQSWLLSQALQQQIVQEAQNQRLSELPPVLTFQSVMDSTVSTRAVVDSLYRYLPNNGSELVIFDINQAANLRALFRPSLYSAVNTLLPPAPRRYGTTVITNAAPDTYQTVARTTLAGTRNETVTPLHIAWPQDMYSLSHVAVPFPLTDSLYGREPEQKNRYGISIGTISLRGETSTLSVGLDTLMRVTSNPFFPWMMVRINHHIACSEQADVAACLRPEASE; encoded by the coding sequence ATGAAGCACATTACCCGGTTGCTGAATAAATCGGGCTCAACAATGTTCTCTGTGGCGAAAAAAACCGTCATTGGTTTGCTGGTAGTGGTGATCGTCTTTTTTATTGGGCGAATTTACGAATCGCAGCGCGGTCCGGCACTGCATCGTTGGCATACCTGGACGGCGAATGAAATGACCGCCAGCGAAATTGACCATGCCACTTTTGCCGAATACCAGACGCGGGAAGAGGCGATTTTCCGCGATATGAAAAGCAAAATTACCGATACGCTCGGCGATGAGGACAAAACGGCCATCAACCGCTTCTACGCGCAAAGCCTGGTTTACCCGGATAAGTTTCAACCCGACTGGAACCGCTCTTTTATTCTGTTGCCGCAGGGGAAACCGCGCGGTGCGGCGGTGCTGCTTCACGGCCTGACGGACTCTCCCTACAGCGTGCACTATCTGGCGCAGCGCTATCAACAGCAGGGATTTGTCGCCATCGCGCCGAGGCTACCCGGACACGGCACCGCGCCCGGCGCGCTGACCGCGGTCGAGCGCGATGAGTGGATTGCCACCACCCGTCTCGCGGTACGCGAAGCGACGCGGCTGGCGGGAGCCAACGTGCCGCTGCACGTAGTGGGCTACTCCAACGGTGGGGCGCTGGCGCTGAAATACGCGCTCGATAGCCTTGAGGATACATCGCTGCGTCGACCGCAACAGATAATCCTGCTGTCGCCGATGATTGGCGTCACCGCATTTGCCCGCTTCGCCGGTCTGGCCGGTTTACCCTCAATATTTCCGGCCTTCGCGCGAGTGGGATGGCTGAACATCGTCCCGGAATTTAACCCCTACAAATACAATTCGTTCCCGGTTAAGGCGGCAAGGCAGTCATGGCTGCTGTCGCAGGCGCTGCAGCAGCAAATCGTGCAGGAGGCGCAGAATCAGCGTCTTTCTGAACTGCCGCCGGTATTAACATTTCAATCGGTCATGGATTCAACGGTGAGCACCCGGGCGGTAGTGGATTCGCTCTATCGCTATTTACCGAATAACGGTAGCGAACTGGTCATTTTCGATATTAACCAGGCGGCGAATCTACGCGCGCTGTTTCGACCGTCGCTCTATTCGGCGGTTAATACGCTGTTGCCGCCAGCGCCGCGGAGGTATGGCACGACGGTGATTACCAATGCCGCTCCCGATACTTACCAGACGGTGGCACGCACAACGCTTGCCGGTACCAGAAATGAAACCGTGACGCCGCTGCATATCGCCTGGCCGCAGGATATGTATTCGCTATCGCACGTGGCGGTACCGTTTCCGCTAACCGACTCGCTTTACGGCCGCGAGCCGGAACAAAAAAATCGTTATGGGATTAGCATTGGGACAATCTCTTTGCGCGGAGAAACCTCAACGCTAAGCGTCGGGCTGGATACGCTGATGCGCGTTACCTCCAACCCGTTTTTCCCGTGGATGATGGTGAGAATTAATCATCACATTGCCTGTAGCGAGCAGGCCGATGTTGCGGCCTGTCTTCGCCCGGAGGCGTCAGAATAG
- a CDS encoding DNA cytosine methyltransferase has translation MAQNLSKENPPSLKVEYTGEDAQALLRQLMAIYDVKTLVAQLIAVGEQHWSPAILKRVATVTRAAGRISAQEQAHLRTLLPQPPAHHPHYGFRFVDLFAGIGGIRHGFEAIGGQCVFTSEWNKHAVRTYKANWYCDPEQHRFNEDIRDVTLSHRPEVGDEEAAQHIRQTIPQHDVLLAGFPCQPFSLAGVSKKNALGRAHGFACETQGTLFFDVVRIIAARQPPIFVLENVKNLKSHDKGRTFRIIMQTLDELGYEVADAAHSGADDPKVIDGRHFLPQHRERIVLVGFRRDLQLHDGFSLRDIARLFPANRPTFAELLEPIVDDKFILTRVLWKYLYRYARKHQERGNGFGYGLVDPTNPHSVARTLSARYYKDGAEILIDRGWDRALGEKHFDDPENQIRRPRRLTPRECARLMGFETPQGYRFRIPVSDTQAYRQFGNSVVVPVFAAVAKLLKTRIEKAVAHRQQETFHG, from the coding sequence ATGGCGCAAAATTTATCCAAGGAAAATCCCCCGTCTTTAAAGGTTGAATATACCGGAGAAGACGCGCAGGCGTTATTGCGCCAGCTGATGGCAATATATGATGTCAAAACGCTGGTGGCACAGCTGATTGCCGTTGGCGAGCAGCACTGGAGTCCGGCTATCCTCAAGCGCGTTGCGACGGTAACGCGCGCGGCAGGTCGCATAAGTGCCCAGGAGCAAGCCCACCTGCGCACTCTCCTTCCGCAACCGCCAGCCCATCATCCCCACTACGGGTTCCGCTTCGTCGATCTGTTTGCCGGTATCGGCGGTATTCGCCACGGCTTTGAGGCGATTGGCGGGCAGTGCGTGTTTACCAGCGAGTGGAATAAACACGCGGTGCGCACCTATAAAGCCAACTGGTACTGCGATCCTGAGCAGCATCGATTTAATGAAGATATCCGCGATGTCACGCTGAGCCATCGCCCCGAGGTGGGCGATGAAGAAGCGGCGCAGCACATTCGCCAGACCATCCCGCAGCATGATGTTTTGCTGGCCGGCTTCCCATGCCAGCCTTTTTCGCTGGCAGGTGTTTCAAAGAAAAACGCCCTTGGCCGCGCTCACGGTTTTGCCTGTGAAACGCAAGGAACGTTGTTTTTTGACGTGGTCAGAATTATCGCCGCCCGCCAGCCGCCGATTTTTGTCCTGGAAAATGTCAAGAATCTGAAGAGCCACGATAAAGGGCGGACGTTTCGGATCATAATGCAGACGCTGGACGAGCTGGGTTATGAGGTTGCCGACGCGGCTCATAGCGGAGCGGATGACCCTAAAGTGATTGACGGACGTCATTTTTTACCTCAACACCGGGAACGCATTGTGCTGGTGGGTTTCCGCCGCGACCTCCAGCTGCACGATGGTTTTAGCCTGCGCGATATTGCCAGGCTATTTCCTGCGAATCGACCAACGTTTGCTGAGCTGCTGGAACCTATCGTTGACGACAAGTTTATCCTCACCAGGGTGCTGTGGAAGTATCTCTATCGCTATGCGCGCAAGCATCAGGAGCGAGGGAATGGTTTTGGCTACGGACTCGTTGACCCGACAAATCCCCATAGCGTGGCGCGTACGCTATCGGCCCGGTATTACAAAGATGGCGCGGAGATCCTCATTGACCGCGGCTGGGATCGGGCTTTAGGCGAAAAGCATTTTGATGATCCGGAGAACCAGATTCGACGTCCACGCAGGCTGACGCCGCGCGAGTGCGCGCGGCTGATGGGTTTTGAGACGCCGCAGGGATATCGTTTTCGCATTCCGGTCTCGGATACTCAGGCCTACCGTCAGTTTGGTAATTCAGTGGTCGTGCCGGTGTTTGCGGCGGTGGCAAAGCTGCTGAAGACGCGGATTGAAAAGGCAGTGGCTCATCGTCAACAAGAGACTTTCCATGGCTGA
- a CDS encoding histidine kinase, with product MEWWIKKLRENPTSGHTCVVLQSGQLMIIAELAPCPRRLQEGDKLTPQADALYCINDDKTVTVKVLNATHFSPERWASFADITTY from the coding sequence ATGGAATGGTGGATCAAGAAACTACGCGAGAACCCGACGTCTGGACATACCTGCGTGGTTCTGCAAAGCGGTCAGTTAATGATTATCGCCGAGCTCGCTCCCTGCCCCCGACGTTTACAGGAAGGCGACAAGCTGACGCCGCAGGCGGATGCTCTCTACTGCATCAACGACGACAAAACCGTCACCGTCAAAGTGCTCAACGCGACGCACTTCAGCCCTGAACGCTGGGCCTCCTTTGCTGACATAACCACGTATTAA
- a CDS encoding nucleoside recognition domain-containing protein translates to MDFISIIMSAGKTSVNVALYTLLPIMVVMLIVMKYLEVRGVLDVIVRWLAPLLKPFGLTGMSAFALIQMNFVSFAAPLATLAIMDKRGASDRQMAATLAMLFAMGQGNVFYPLTPFGLHWLASIVISIVGGLCAAAVTWHITGRRLSMVENARAEALPNAEQNSQGIIAVINSAGSDAIRLALGAVPMLILSLAIVGFLQEAGLIEMLQRLLQPLLLWLNIPVNFVLPALVKCVAGGTAYFGVVSELIQQGKVTVSQINASAGLLVQTFDLPGIGIFLGVSSRFVRLFRFAASGALAGIAIRTIMHVALF, encoded by the coding sequence ATGGACTTCATCAGCATTATTATGTCGGCGGGAAAAACCTCCGTCAATGTGGCGCTTTATACGCTGTTGCCAATTATGGTTGTTATGCTCATCGTGATGAAATATCTCGAAGTACGTGGAGTGCTGGACGTTATTGTTCGCTGGCTCGCCCCGCTGCTTAAGCCGTTTGGCTTAACCGGGATGAGCGCTTTTGCCCTGATTCAGATGAATTTTGTCAGCTTCGCCGCTCCGCTGGCCACCCTCGCGATTATGGATAAACGCGGTGCCTCTGACCGGCAGATGGCCGCTACGCTGGCAATGCTTTTCGCCATGGGACAAGGCAACGTTTTCTATCCGTTAACCCCTTTCGGCCTGCACTGGCTGGCCTCCATCGTTATTTCCATCGTCGGCGGACTCTGCGCCGCTGCGGTAACCTGGCATATCACCGGCCGCAGGCTATCGATGGTTGAAAACGCCCGGGCCGAAGCGCTACCTAACGCCGAGCAAAACAGTCAGGGTATTATCGCCGTTATCAACAGCGCCGGTTCTGACGCCATTCGTCTGGCGCTCGGCGCGGTGCCAATGCTGATCCTGTCGCTGGCTATCGTCGGATTTTTGCAGGAGGCAGGCCTCATTGAGATGCTTCAGCGCCTGCTGCAGCCGCTACTGCTGTGGCTGAATATCCCGGTCAACTTCGTTTTGCCAGCGCTGGTCAAATGCGTAGCTGGCGGTACGGCCTACTTCGGCGTGGTCTCTGAACTCATCCAGCAGGGTAAAGTAACCGTCAGCCAGATTAACGCCTCGGCTGGCCTGTTAGTGCAGACGTTTGACCTTCCCGGCATCGGTATCTTTTTAGGCGTCAGCTCGCGCTTCGTTCGCCTGTTCCGCTTCGCCGCCAGCGGTGCTCTTGCCGGGATCGCCATCCGCACGATTATGCACGTCGCGCTATTCTGA
- the ompC gene encoding porin OmpC, translated as MKRKVLAILVPALLAAGAANAAEIYNKNGNKLDFYGKVDARHTFSENPDDDGDETYVQIGFKGETQITDDLIGYGQWEYKTYANNTENAGDKSFNRLAFAGLKYNEYGSFDYGRNYGVVYDVEGWTDMLPVFGGDSYTWTDNFMTGRTNGVATYRNTDFFGLVEGWNFALQYQGNNEGANRNEGQEGTKNGHKDVRFQNGDGFGISTSYAFDGSLTGLNIAGAYADSDRTNSQQAYMNAEGKNADVWTLGMKYDANNVYAAVMYAQTRNMTPYGNSGIANKTQNVEVTLQYQFDFGLRPSLGYVYSKGYDLNNGGVDNDQDLVNYFDIGAYYYFNKNFSAYVDYKINMLDETKYDFYKNNGISTDDIVGIGMTYQF; from the coding sequence ATGAAAAGAAAAGTACTGGCAATTCTGGTTCCAGCTTTATTAGCTGCAGGCGCCGCTAATGCAGCTGAAATCTATAATAAGAACGGCAACAAACTGGATTTTTACGGCAAAGTTGATGCTCGCCACACATTCTCCGAAAATCCGGATGATGACGGTGATGAAACTTACGTCCAGATCGGCTTCAAAGGAGAAACTCAGATCACCGATGATCTGATTGGTTACGGTCAATGGGAGTACAAAACCTACGCCAACAATACCGAAAACGCTGGTGACAAATCCTTCAATCGTCTGGCGTTTGCTGGTCTGAAATACAATGAATATGGTTCATTCGACTATGGTCGTAACTATGGTGTCGTGTACGACGTTGAAGGCTGGACCGATATGCTGCCGGTATTTGGCGGCGACTCTTATACCTGGACCGACAATTTTATGACCGGTCGAACCAACGGTGTTGCAACCTATCGCAACACCGACTTCTTCGGGTTGGTTGAAGGCTGGAACTTTGCTCTGCAGTATCAGGGGAACAATGAAGGCGCCAACCGTAATGAAGGTCAGGAAGGCACCAAAAACGGCCATAAGGATGTTCGTTTCCAGAATGGTGACGGTTTCGGTATTTCTACTTCTTACGCTTTTGACGGTAGCTTGACCGGCCTGAATATTGCGGGTGCTTACGCTGATTCTGACCGTACCAACTCTCAGCAGGCATATATGAATGCAGAGGGTAAAAATGCTGATGTCTGGACCCTGGGCATGAAGTATGACGCTAACAACGTATACGCTGCAGTTATGTACGCACAGACGCGTAATATGACGCCATACGGCAATTCAGGCATCGCAAACAAAACGCAAAACGTGGAAGTGACCTTACAATATCAGTTTGACTTTGGTCTGCGTCCATCTCTGGGTTATGTTTATTCCAAAGGTTACGATCTGAATAACGGCGGCGTAGATAATGACCAGGATCTGGTTAACTACTTCGACATTGGGGCATACTACTACTTCAACAAAAACTTCTCTGCTTATGTTGATTACAAAATCAACATGTTGGATGAAACTAAGTACGATTTTTACAAAAACAATGGTATCTCTACCGATGATATTGTCGGCATTGGTATGACCTATCAGTTCTAA
- the mtfA gene encoding DgsA anti-repressor MtfA yields MMFKWPWKVDEESGNAETPWEEALAIPVLANLSEHEQRQLVQMASRFLQQKRLVALQGFELTPLHSARIALLFCLPVLELGFEWLDGFHEVLIYPAPFVVDDEWEDDIGLVHNQRIVQSGQSWQQGPIVLNWLDIQDSFDASGFNLIVHEVAHKLDTRNGDRASGVPFIPLREVAGWEHDLHAAMNNIQDEIDLVGESAASIDAYAATDPAECFAVLSEYFFSAPELFAPRFPALWQRFCLFYRQDPLKRLRKDSPQDDSESSAVH; encoded by the coding sequence ATGATGTTTAAATGGCCCTGGAAAGTAGATGAAGAGTCCGGCAACGCGGAAACCCCATGGGAAGAGGCTCTTGCCATCCCCGTACTGGCTAATCTGTCGGAGCATGAGCAGCGCCAGCTGGTGCAAATGGCCTCCCGCTTTTTGCAGCAGAAGCGTCTGGTTGCATTGCAGGGGTTTGAGCTCACTCCGCTTCATAGCGCCCGCATCGCCCTCCTGTTTTGCCTGCCGGTTCTCGAACTTGGTTTTGAGTGGTTAGATGGTTTTCACGAGGTACTTATTTATCCTGCCCCGTTCGTGGTCGACGACGAATGGGAAGACGATATCGGTCTGGTGCATAACCAGCGAATCGTGCAATCAGGGCAAAGCTGGCAGCAAGGACCCATTGTTCTCAACTGGCTGGATATTCAGGACTCCTTCGACGCATCTGGTTTCAATCTGATTGTGCATGAAGTGGCGCATAAGCTGGATACCCGCAACGGCGACCGCGCGAGCGGCGTGCCGTTTATCCCCCTGCGCGAGGTAGCTGGCTGGGAACACGATCTTCATGCCGCAATGAACAATATTCAGGACGAGATTGATCTGGTCGGTGAAAGTGCCGCCAGTATTGACGCTTACGCAGCCACCGATCCTGCTGAATGTTTTGCTGTGCTCTCGGAGTATTTCTTCAGCGCACCAGAGCTATTTGCTCCACGCTTTCCCGCCCTGTGGCAACGTTTTTGCCTTTTTTATCGCCAGGACCCGCTTAAGAGATTACGTAAGGATAGTCCGCAGGATGATAGTGAAAGCTCAGCAGTACACTAA
- a CDS encoding AMP nucleosidase: MNQKAASLTPEQALTQLEALYEKSVNALRKAIGEYINHNTLPDNRARAEGLFVYPELSVSWDGSEHKALKTRAWGRFTHTGCYTTTITNPKLFRAYLLEQLTMLYQDYDACITVGLSQHEIPYPYVIDGSELTLDRSMSAGLTRFFPTTELSQIGDETADGLFHSTEYYPLSHFDARRVDFSLARLRHYTGTPVDHFQPYMLFTNYTRYVDEFVRWGCSQILDPDSPYIALSCAGGIWITADTEAPEEAISDLAWKKHQMPAWHLITKDGQGITLINIGVGPANAKNICDHLAVLRPDVWLMIGHCGGLRESQSIGDYVLAHAYLRDDHVLDAVLPPDIPIPSIAEVQRALYDATKQVSGMPGEEVKQRLRTGTVVTTDDRNWELRYSASALRFNLSRAVAIDMESATIAAQGYRFRVPYGTLLCVSDKPLHGEIKLPGQANRFYEGAISEHLQIGIRAIDLLRAEGDHMHSRKLRTFNEPPFR; encoded by the coding sequence ATGAACCAGAAAGCCGCCAGTCTGACCCCGGAACAGGCGCTAACGCAGCTCGAAGCGCTGTATGAAAAATCGGTTAACGCGCTGCGTAAAGCCATCGGCGAATATATTAACCATAACACTCTCCCCGATAATCGCGCCCGCGCGGAAGGACTGTTCGTCTACCCGGAGCTCTCGGTATCCTGGGACGGTTCGGAACACAAAGCCTTAAAAACCCGGGCCTGGGGTCGTTTCACCCATACCGGTTGCTACACCACTACCATCACCAACCCTAAACTGTTTCGCGCCTATCTGCTGGAACAGCTCACCATGCTGTATCAGGATTATGATGCCTGCATCACCGTCGGCCTTTCACAGCATGAGATTCCCTATCCGTACGTTATTGATGGCTCCGAGCTGACGCTCGACCGTTCAATGAGCGCTGGCCTGACCCGATTTTTCCCGACCACCGAGCTGTCGCAAATTGGCGATGAGACCGCCGATGGTCTGTTTCATTCGACGGAATACTATCCGCTCTCGCACTTTGACGCCCGCCGCGTAGATTTCTCTCTGGCGCGTCTGCGGCACTATACCGGCACGCCGGTTGACCATTTCCAGCCGTATATGCTGTTTACCAACTATACCCGCTACGTCGATGAGTTCGTACGCTGGGGCTGCAGCCAGATTCTCGATCCCGATAGCCCCTATATTGCTCTCTCCTGCGCGGGCGGGATCTGGATAACGGCGGACACGGAAGCTCCGGAAGAGGCGATTTCCGATCTGGCGTGGAAAAAGCACCAGATGCCGGCCTGGCACCTGATTACCAAAGATGGCCAGGGGATAACGTTGATAAACATTGGCGTGGGTCCGGCGAATGCCAAAAACATCTGCGACCACCTGGCGGTACTGCGCCCGGACGTCTGGCTGATGATAGGCCACTGCGGTGGCCTGCGCGAAAGCCAGAGCATCGGCGACTACGTGCTGGCCCACGCTTATCTGCGTGACGATCATGTGCTGGATGCGGTGCTGCCGCCGGATATCCCGATTCCGAGCATCGCCGAAGTTCAGCGCGCGCTCTACGACGCGACCAAGCAGGTCAGCGGTATGCCCGGTGAAGAGGTGAAACAGCGGCTGCGCACCGGAACGGTAGTCACTACCGACGATCGTAACTGGGAGCTGCGTTACTCAGCCTCGGCGCTGCGCTTTAACCTTAGCCGCGCGGTCGCTATCGATATGGAAAGCGCGACCATTGCCGCCCAGGGTTATCGCTTCCGCGTCCCTTACGGCACCCTGTTGTGCGTTTCCGATAAACCGCTGCACGGCGAAATTAAACTCCCGGGACAGGCTAACCGATTCTATGAAGGAGCCATCTCCGAACATTTACAGATTGGTATCCGGGCAATTGACCTGCTGCGCGCCGAAGGCGACCACATGCATTCGCGCAAGCTGAGAACCTTCAACGAACCGCCGTTCCGCTAA